In Corylus avellana chromosome ca2, CavTom2PMs-1.0, the following proteins share a genomic window:
- the LOC132171880 gene encoding protein STABILIZED1-like produces the protein MVFITLPTHKTLTLTLDPSTTTLHSLKLSIHHHTHLLHRLFLSHSNPLPPQHDAVLLSRLNVTPLSTLTLHVPLLGGSQPPKVEFLNSKPPPNYVAGLGRGATGFTTRSDIGPARAAPDLPDRSAATVGGPPGQGRGRGKPDEDDDAEDKWYDENQKFDEFEGNDVGLFASTEYDEDDKEADAVWEAIDKRMDSRRKDRREARLKEEIEKYRASNPKITEQFADLKRKLYTVSAQEWESIPEIGDYSLRNKKKRFKSFVPVPDTLLEKARQEKEHVTALDPKSRSASGTETPWSQTPVTDLTAVGEGRGTVLSLKLDRLSDSVSGQTVVDPKGYLTDLKSMKITSDAEISYTKKVRLLLKSVTQTNPKHPPGWIAAARLEEVAGKIAAARQLMQKGCECPNSEDVWLEACRLATPDEAKAVIARGVKMIPNSVKLWLQAAKLEHDDVNKKSKVLRKGLERIPDSVRLWKAVVELANEEDARLLLHRAVECCPLHVELWLALARLETYESARKVLNRARERLTKEPAIWITAAKLEEANGNTGMVRKIIERGIRALQREGLEIDREAWMKEAEAAECAGSVATCRAIIGNTIGIGVEEEDRKRTWVADAEECKKRGSIETARAIYAHALSVFLTKKSIWLKAAQLEKSHGTRESLDALLRKAVTYRPQAEVLWLMGAKEKWLAGDVPAARAILQEAYAAIPNSEEIWLAAFKLEFENHEPERARMLLAKARELGGTERVWMKLAIVERELGNTEEERRLLDEGLKRFPSFFKLWLMLGQLEERLGHLEKAKEAYELGLKHCSSCIHLWLSLANLEEKMNGLSKARAFLTMARKKNPQNPELWLVAVRAEMRHGNKKEADILMAKALQESPNSGILWAASIEMVPRPQRKSKSMDALKKCDHDPHVIAAVAKLFWHDRKVDKARTWLNRAVTLAPDFGDFWALYYKFELQHGSEENQKDVLKRCIAAEPKHGEKWQAISKALENSHQPTEAILKKVVVALGKEESAAENSKH, from the coding sequence ATCCACCACCACCCTCCACTCCCTCAAGCTCTCCATCCACCACCACACCCACCTCCTCCACCGCCTCTTCCTCTCCCACTCCAACCCTCTACCCCCTCAACACGACGCCGTCCTCCTCTCCCGCCTTAACGTCACCCCGCTCTCCACCCTCACCCTCCACGTCCCTCTCCTCGGTGGATCCCAGCCGCCCAAGGTCGAGTTCCTCAACTCCAAGCCCCCTCCCAACTATGTCGCTGGTCTCGGCCGTGGCGCCACGGGCTTCACCACCCGATCCGATATTGGACCCGCCCGCGCTGCCCCGGACCTCCCCGACCGATCCGCCGCCACCGTCGGCGGGCCTCCCGGGCAGGGCCGGGGCCGCGGGAAGCCCGACGAGGACGACGACGCCGAAGACAAGTGGTATGACGAGAACCAGAAATTCGACGAGTTCGAAGGAAACGATGTCGGTCTCTTTGCCTCCACCGAGTACGACGAGGACGACAAGGAGGCCGACGCCGTTTGGGAGGCCATCGACAAGCGCATGGACTCTCGCCGAAAGGACCGGAGGGAAGCCAGGTTGAAGGAGGAGATCGAGAAGTACCGAGCTTCAAACCCGAAGATCACCGAGCAGTTTGCCGATCTCAAGAGGAAGCTGTACACTGTATCGGCGCAGGAGTGGGAGAGCATCCCCGAAATCGGAGACTACTCACTCCGGAACAAGAAGAAGCGATTCAAGAGCTTCGTCCCGGTGCCAGACACTCTTTTGGAAAAAGCTCGGCAGGAGAAAGAGCACGTCACCGCATTGGACCCGAAGAGCCGTTCTGCCAGCGGCACCGAGACGCCCTGGTCGCAAACTCCGGTCACGGATTTGACCGCCGTCGGCGAAGGAAGAGGCACAGTGCTGTCGTTGAAACTCGATCGGTTGTCAGATTCGGTGTCAGGACAAACCGTCGTGGATCCGAAAGGCTATCTCACCGATTTGAAGAGCATGAAGATCACGAGCGACGCCGAGATTTCGTACACCAAGAAGGTTCGATTGTTACTCAAGAGCGTGACGCAGACGAATCCGAAGCACCCACCGGGGTGGATTGCAGCGGCAAGGCTGGAGGAGGTAGCTGGGAAGATTGCGGCTGCGAGGCAGCTGATGCAGAAGGGCTGTGAGTGCCCGAATAGCGAGGACGTGTGGCTGGAGGCCTGTAGGCTGGCGACCCCCGACGAGGCTAAGGCGGTCATTGCCAGAGGGGTGAAAATGATACCGAATTCGGTCAAGCTCTGGCTGCAAGCGGCAAAATTGGAACATGACGATGTGAACAAGAAGAGCAAGGTGTTGAGGAAAGGTTTGGAGCGCATACCAGACTCCGTTCGGCTCTGGAAGGCAGTGGTTGAGCTTGCGAACGAGGAGGACGCGAGGTTGTTGCTTCACAGGGCTGTGGAGTGTTGCCCCTTGCATGTGGAGTTGTGGTTGGCATTGGCAAGATTGGAGACGTATGAGAGTGCGAGGAAGGTGTTGAATAGGGCGAGAGAGAGGCTGACAAAGGAGCCTGCGATTTGGATAACAGCGGCGAAGTTGGAGGAGGCCAATGGGAATACGGGGATGGTGAGGAAGATCATAGAAAGAGGTATAAGGGCGTTGCAGAGAGAGGGGTTGGAGATTGATAGGGAGGCTTGGATGAAGGAGGCCGAGGCTGCGGAGTGTGCCGGGTCCGTGGCGACTTGCCGGGCTATTATTGGGAATACAATTGGGATTGGAGTGGAGGAGGAGGATAGGAAGAGGACATGGGTGGCAGATGCGGAGGAGTGTAAGAAACGGGGGTCCATTGAGACGGCTAGAGCTATATATGCTCATGCATTAAGTGTGTTCTTGACCAAGAAGAGCATTTGGCTCAAAGCTGCGCAGCTTGAGAAGAGCCATGGGACTAGGGAGTCCCTTGATGCTTTGCTTCGTAAGGCAGTTACTTACCGGCCACAGGCCGAGGTTTTGTGGCTTATGGGTGCCAAGGAGAAGTGGCTTGCTGGGGATGTGCCTGCTGCACGAGCAATCCTGCAGGAAGCTTATGCTGCGATTCCCAATTCGGAGGAGATTTGGCTTGCGGCTTTTAAGCTTGAGTTTGAGAATCATGAGCCTGAGAGAGCTAGAATGCTTCTTGCTAAGGCCCGAGAGCTAGGAGGGACGGAGAGAGTCTGGATGAAATTGGCCATTGTGGAGAGAGAGTTGGGGAATACTGAAGAAGAGAGGAGGTTGTTGGACGAAGGGTTGAAACGCTTCCCTTCGTTCTTCAAGTTGTGGCTGATGCTTGGACAGCTGGAGGAGAGGCTTGGTCACTTGGAGAAAGCTAAGGAAGCTTACGAGTTGGGTCTGAAGCACTGCTCTAGTTGTATACACCTTTGGCTTTCTCTTGCTAATCTGGAGGAAAAGATGAATGGGCTGAGTAAAGCTCGAGCATTCCTCACCATGGCCAGGAAGAAGAATCCCCAGAACCCTGAACTCTGGCTCGTGGCAGTTCGAGCTGAAATGAGGCATGGCAATAAGAAGGAAGCTGATATATTGATGGCGAAGGCATTGCAGGAAAGTCCCAATAGTGGTATTCTGTGGGCGGCTTCGATTGAGATGGTCCCCCGGCCCCAACGTAAATCCAAGAGTATGGATGCTCTCAAGAAATGTGATCATGATCCCCATGTCATTGCTGCTGTAGCCAAGCTGTTCTGGCATGACAGGAAGGTGGATAAAGCTAGGACTTGGCTCAACAGGGCAGTGACGCTTGCGCCAGATTTTGGTGATTTCTGGGCATTATACTACAAATTTGAACTTCAGCATGGGAGTGAGGAGAACCAGAAGGATGTGCTAAAGAGATGCATTGCTGCAGAACCTAAACATGGTGAGAAATGGCAAGCAATTTCGAAGGCTTTGGAGAATTCACACCAACCAACTGAAGCCATCCTGAAGAAAGTAGTTGTTGCACTTGGGAAGGAAGAGAGTGCAGCTGAGAATAGCAAACACTAG